In Desulfomonile tiedjei DSM 6799, a genomic segment contains:
- a CDS encoding PHP domain-containing protein: MKLDLHIHTTEFSSCSTMSPDELMIAARENGLDGVCITEHNRIWTKSQAEALSNKHGLAVFRGMEVTTTGGDILVFGLEEEPDGMWTPAMLKSKVDAVGGAAIAAHPFRGFLLFGFGDLKMQVQDALDNPTFSQVHGLEVCNGLVTETENNLAREVAEAAGLIMIGGSDAHRPEAVGTCITEFHDFIANEKELVQAILSSRFSLRKIK, translated from the coding sequence ATGAAACTCGATCTTCACATCCATACTACCGAATTTTCTTCTTGCAGCACAATGAGTCCCGATGAGTTGATGATTGCAGCGCGGGAGAACGGACTCGACGGGGTCTGCATTACCGAGCACAATCGCATCTGGACGAAATCTCAAGCCGAAGCTCTGAGCAATAAACACGGTCTTGCTGTGTTCCGCGGCATGGAAGTGACCACAACCGGCGGTGACATTCTGGTATTCGGTTTAGAAGAAGAGCCTGACGGCATGTGGACTCCTGCGATGCTGAAATCGAAAGTAGATGCTGTTGGAGGAGCGGCCATAGCGGCTCATCCTTTCCGCGGCTTTCTCTTGTTCGGATTTGGCGATCTCAAGATGCAGGTGCAGGATGCCCTTGATAACCCTACGTTTTCTCAGGTTCATGGACTGGAGGTCTGCAACGGTCTTGTAACGGAAACCGAGAACAATCTGGCTCGTGAAGTTGCGGAGGCAGCAGGCCTTATAATGATTGGAGGCAGCGATGCCCATCGGCCGGAAGCGGTTGGAACGTGCATCACGGAATTTCATGACTTCATTGCCAATGAAAAAGAGCTTGTTCAGGCGATTCTCAGCTCCAGGTTCAGTCTTCGTAAGATAAAATGA
- a CDS encoding DUF169 domain-containing protein: MEGENIKWSEWTRSMERLLRLKTFPVGLKLLENPDDLTKSPWIRRSPEPLSLCQFITIVRTFDWTVGGTANDLATPGCASILGLSELPEYVTDGSMRNVVWLEKKEDAAICESVIQRIPFGKYKAFLLAPTAYDPFVPDIVLIYGNPAQMSLMVNAIQYDRFERLTFYSVGETSCSDVIGRCFVDGVPALSIPCYGERRFGHAADDELAIGLPVKECARILANLEILYKKGIRYPISHYGAQVSPAAALAAVYKFAELEKKQK, encoded by the coding sequence ATGGAAGGCGAAAATATCAAATGGTCCGAATGGACTCGCAGCATGGAACGCCTCTTGCGGCTGAAGACGTTTCCTGTGGGGCTGAAGCTGCTGGAGAACCCCGACGATCTCACCAAGAGCCCGTGGATCCGACGATCTCCTGAACCTCTGTCTCTCTGTCAATTTATCACCATAGTCCGGACGTTCGACTGGACTGTGGGCGGGACTGCGAACGATCTGGCCACCCCGGGGTGCGCGAGTATCCTGGGATTGAGCGAGCTTCCCGAGTACGTTACCGACGGATCCATGCGCAACGTGGTCTGGCTCGAGAAAAAGGAGGACGCTGCAATATGTGAGTCGGTGATTCAGAGGATTCCGTTCGGAAAGTATAAGGCTTTTCTCCTTGCGCCTACGGCATACGATCCCTTTGTTCCGGATATTGTGCTGATCTATGGGAATCCGGCGCAAATGTCTCTCATGGTCAATGCAATCCAATACGATCGTTTCGAGCGATTAACATTCTATTCCGTAGGGGAGACTTCATGTTCCGACGTGATCGGCCGATGTTTTGTGGATGGAGTTCCGGCGCTCTCCATACCCTGTTACGGTGAGCGAAGATTCGGTCACGCAGCGGATGACGAGCTGGCAATAGGGCTTCCTGTAAAAGAATGCGCTCGTATCCTTGCGAACCTGGAAATCCTGTACAAAAAAGGAATCCGGTATCCTATTTCCCACTATGGAGCACAGGTGAGCCCGGCGGCTGCTTTGGCTGCAGTGTATAAGTTTGCCGAATTGGAGAAGAAGCAAAAATAG
- a CDS encoding protein kinase domain-containing protein, protein MGTRLDIQEFVKDYCRGLKDRDLLVKYGLNPKELIGVVRRLINDGHISKDQYFDRNRVIQEIEARQEKDFLKSLYHCPVCSHIHPTAFTICPACGIDVTKESIPDPGLQAVESESSNDTALVIIPEKEKVPQDPVAIAPEPLMTSPPAVPAQPVSEPVPEESFPEEVQDMIGIPLEQVAFSDETPEEISQGSYNLVEILEHSAGSTLFSALDSYDGERPLLNVRVFHLEDTEDGIVSEFMEKAFAYQFAMRDANILKVYGKTFVEGKPTLVYEHMPSNLESLLKSTQDGISLDLFMELLPQLLNAVGYSHMHRGADGVARRLPHGALSPRKFLFDPDTNTVKLDECGIWKALVEVRGFKRRMFEEPEVDPANLAPECFVLDSKFVNHFFADIYALGTTLYRLATGKCAFKAAEIEEYRFAHLKTFPVPPRVHRWQIPAWLDAMILKCLEKELSQRWRSATQMEVTIGKSFT, encoded by the coding sequence ATGGGCACAAGACTGGATATTCAAGAATTCGTCAAAGATTATTGCAGAGGACTCAAGGATAGAGATCTGCTGGTCAAGTATGGCCTGAATCCTAAAGAGCTGATCGGAGTCGTGAGACGGCTCATAAACGACGGTCACATATCGAAAGATCAGTATTTCGATCGAAACAGAGTCATTCAGGAAATCGAGGCTCGACAGGAGAAGGATTTTCTGAAATCTCTCTATCATTGCCCGGTCTGCAGCCATATTCACCCTACTGCGTTCACCATATGTCCCGCGTGCGGGATCGACGTTACGAAGGAATCTATCCCCGACCCCGGACTCCAAGCCGTGGAATCCGAATCCTCGAATGACACGGCTTTAGTCATAATTCCCGAAAAAGAGAAAGTTCCCCAAGATCCCGTTGCCATTGCTCCGGAACCTCTTATGACGAGCCCGCCTGCAGTACCCGCGCAACCGGTGTCCGAGCCCGTGCCGGAAGAGTCATTCCCTGAAGAAGTACAGGATATGATCGGCATTCCGTTGGAGCAAGTTGCATTTTCTGACGAAACGCCGGAAGAAATCTCGCAAGGTTCATACAACCTTGTTGAAATACTGGAGCATTCTGCAGGATCGACTCTTTTTTCTGCACTTGATTCTTATGACGGAGAACGGCCGCTTCTCAATGTGCGAGTATTTCATCTCGAAGACACCGAGGACGGTATCGTTTCCGAATTCATGGAAAAGGCGTTTGCATATCAGTTCGCAATGAGAGACGCGAATATTCTGAAGGTGTACGGAAAGACATTTGTGGAAGGCAAGCCAACGCTCGTTTACGAACACATGCCGTCCAATCTGGAGTCTCTACTCAAGTCCACCCAAGACGGGATTTCTCTCGATCTGTTCATGGAGCTGCTTCCGCAATTGCTGAATGCCGTTGGATATTCCCACATGCATCGGGGGGCTGATGGAGTAGCACGAAGACTGCCTCACGGAGCATTAAGCCCAAGAAAGTTCCTCTTCGACCCGGACACTAATACTGTGAAATTGGATGAATGTGGCATTTGGAAGGCACTTGTGGAAGTCCGGGGATTCAAGCGACGCATGTTTGAGGAGCCCGAAGTGGACCCGGCAAACCTTGCCCCCGAGTGCTTCGTGCTGGATAGCAAGTTCGTAAATCATTTCTTTGCGGATATTTATGCTCTGGGAACGACTCTCTACAGGCTTGCCACAGGAAAGTGCGCATTCAAAGCTGCAGAAATCGAAGAATATCGCTTCGCTCATCTGAAAACTTTTCCTGTGCCTCCTCGGGTTCACAGATGGCAAATTCCGGCCTGGCTGGACGCTATGATTCTCAAGTGCCTGGAGAAGGAGTTGTCTCAGCGATGGAGAAGTGCCACCCAAATGGAGGTGACCATCGGAAAATCGTTCACCTGA
- a CDS encoding UvrD-helicase domain-containing protein, giving the protein MHYFADLHIHSKYSIATSRDSNLIELTRWAVLKGIRVLATGDFTHPQWSAEIEEMLEEAEHGLLRLKDEYLPDIAPLPGGFGPGDVRFILNVEISSIYKKHGATRKVHNLVFMPDKDSMRKLNARLDRIGNIRSDGRPILGLDSRNLLEIALEVTPESFVIPAHVWTPWFSLLGSKSGFDSVEECFEDLSPYIFALETGLSSDPEMNRRVSSLDNYTLISNSDTHSPSRLGREVNIFEGIAGYQAIREAIRTATGGRTGEGRDEARFIGTIEFFPEEGKYHLDGHRKCSVRLEPSQTVAAGGRCPVCGHVVTVGVVNRVHELSDRESGDRPGFSPFWRMLSLPEIIAQTLGVGRQSKKVDAIYREILSKLGPELDLLWSLDLETVARKSPLIAEALKKVRDGNVIIQPGYDGEYGTVELFSPGEREKLLGQESLLPGHKPIPAPRTRSKPVARKPREKISPKIDCVAPELAAVELNEQQHLAASVFDKPVLVQAGPGTGKTRTLIARITQAVQNGIADPQHTVAVTFTRKAAQEVRDRLAEALPEEKAEQCWAGTFHQLGIRLLKFFADQGICPPPDSILTWDQALEFFVESIKSAGMKVPGTHRSMLETISSCKQKLIRWDRCENPELARAYSLYQQHLEKEGLLDLDDLLMKPADLLRSHRDQAEAFSRTYARHLCIDEFQDTNLAQYSMVRSLAGTDGAGLFAIGDPDQAIYGFRGADRRFFLTFEQDYPSVCKINLGTNYRSKAPIFKFSRHVLDHTGLSENLTAHRQGKAKPKIVHVPTEVYEAEFISRTIDAIIGGTSFFSKDSGRAEEGSGNYGFRDFAVLFRLNSVGDALEAKFKSSGIPFQRARKSSPTEEAEAYDPRAESVALMTIHAAKGLEFPVVFIAGCEDGIIPHIVGNGDGPDCTDWDEERRVLYVGMTRAADMLYMTYSTRRVFRGKVRELPCSRFISETRKDLCEFVKPASKARPRSPHQCDLFD; this is encoded by the coding sequence GTGCATTATTTTGCCGACTTACATATACACTCCAAATACTCTATAGCCACTTCCCGGGACAGCAACCTCATTGAACTCACCCGCTGGGCTGTTTTAAAGGGGATCCGTGTACTCGCAACCGGAGATTTCACGCATCCTCAATGGTCTGCTGAAATAGAAGAAATGCTCGAGGAAGCGGAACATGGGCTGCTTCGGTTGAAGGACGAGTATTTGCCTGACATTGCGCCATTACCCGGCGGATTTGGCCCGGGAGACGTCCGGTTCATTCTCAATGTGGAAATCAGCTCGATTTACAAAAAGCATGGAGCCACTCGAAAAGTCCATAATCTCGTTTTCATGCCGGACAAGGATTCCATGAGGAAACTGAATGCCCGGCTGGATCGCATTGGCAACATACGATCGGACGGGAGACCGATTCTAGGGCTGGATAGCCGCAACCTGCTGGAAATCGCGCTCGAAGTCACTCCCGAGAGTTTTGTGATTCCGGCTCACGTGTGGACACCCTGGTTTTCCCTCCTGGGGTCCAAATCGGGATTCGATTCAGTGGAGGAGTGCTTCGAGGATCTATCTCCGTACATCTTTGCCCTGGAAACCGGACTTTCTTCAGATCCCGAGATGAACCGGAGAGTCAGTTCTCTCGATAATTACACGCTCATCTCCAATTCGGATACCCACTCGCCGTCACGATTGGGGCGAGAAGTCAATATCTTCGAAGGGATAGCGGGGTATCAGGCCATCAGAGAAGCCATCAGAACCGCTACTGGCGGCCGAACCGGCGAAGGCCGAGACGAAGCTCGTTTCATTGGAACAATCGAGTTCTTTCCCGAAGAAGGCAAGTACCACCTGGACGGCCACAGAAAATGTTCGGTCCGATTGGAGCCTTCCCAGACAGTTGCAGCCGGCGGAAGGTGCCCTGTTTGCGGCCATGTGGTCACTGTGGGAGTCGTAAACCGGGTGCACGAGCTTTCGGACCGGGAATCGGGAGACAGGCCCGGATTTTCACCTTTCTGGAGGATGCTGTCCCTCCCGGAAATCATCGCACAAACATTGGGTGTCGGACGTCAGAGCAAAAAAGTGGACGCAATTTACAGGGAGATCCTTTCCAAGCTGGGGCCGGAACTCGATTTATTGTGGTCTCTCGATCTCGAAACCGTGGCGCGAAAATCCCCTCTTATTGCGGAAGCACTCAAAAAGGTGCGTGACGGAAACGTTATCATCCAACCTGGATACGACGGAGAATACGGTACAGTGGAACTCTTCTCCCCGGGGGAACGGGAAAAACTCCTGGGACAGGAATCACTCCTGCCAGGACACAAGCCCATTCCTGCGCCTCGTACCAGATCGAAGCCGGTCGCTCGGAAACCTCGTGAAAAGATTTCCCCGAAGATCGACTGTGTTGCCCCGGAGCTTGCCGCGGTCGAACTGAACGAGCAACAGCACTTGGCCGCATCTGTGTTTGACAAGCCTGTTCTCGTCCAGGCCGGTCCCGGCACGGGAAAAACCCGCACGCTCATTGCCCGGATAACTCAGGCCGTTCAGAACGGAATTGCCGATCCACAACATACTGTTGCTGTGACGTTCACTCGTAAAGCCGCGCAGGAAGTACGGGATCGGTTGGCAGAGGCACTTCCAGAGGAAAAAGCCGAGCAGTGCTGGGCTGGAACGTTCCATCAGTTGGGTATTCGGCTGCTGAAGTTCTTTGCGGATCAAGGAATCTGTCCGCCGCCCGATTCGATACTCACATGGGATCAGGCACTCGAGTTTTTTGTCGAGTCAATCAAATCGGCCGGAATGAAAGTCCCCGGTACTCACCGTTCGATGCTTGAGACAATCAGCTCGTGCAAGCAGAAGCTCATACGTTGGGATCGGTGCGAAAACCCTGAACTTGCGCGGGCATATTCCCTTTACCAGCAGCACCTTGAAAAGGAGGGACTGCTCGATCTGGACGATCTGCTGATGAAACCTGCCGATCTGCTACGCTCCCATCGCGACCAGGCTGAAGCTTTTTCCCGAACATACGCTCGTCACCTGTGCATTGACGAATTTCAGGATACGAATCTCGCGCAATACAGCATGGTACGGTCTCTCGCTGGAACTGACGGTGCAGGGCTCTTTGCCATCGGAGATCCCGATCAGGCGATTTATGGTTTTCGTGGAGCGGATCGCCGATTCTTCCTCACATTCGAGCAGGATTATCCTTCAGTCTGCAAGATAAATCTGGGAACCAATTATCGATCCAAAGCGCCGATTTTCAAGTTTTCACGACACGTTCTTGACCATACAGGTCTATCGGAAAATCTCACTGCTCACAGACAGGGGAAAGCCAAACCGAAAATCGTGCATGTGCCGACCGAAGTTTATGAGGCGGAGTTCATATCCAGAACCATCGATGCAATCATTGGCGGCACTTCTTTTTTTTCCAAAGATTCAGGCAGGGCGGAAGAAGGTTCCGGCAATTACGGATTCCGTGATTTTGCAGTTCTTTTTCGCCTGAATTCAGTGGGCGATGCATTGGAAGCTAAATTCAAGTCATCCGGAATTCCCTTTCAGAGAGCCAGAAAATCTTCTCCAACGGAGGAGGCGGAAGCGTACGACCCCAGAGCGGAATCCGTAGCTCTCATGACAATACACGCCGCAAAAGGCCTTGAATTTCCAGTAGTATTTATTGCAGGATGCGAGGACGGAATCATCCCGCACATCGTGGGAAACGGTGACGGTCCCGATTGCACTGATTGGGACGAAGAACGCCGGGTGCTCTACGTAGGGATGACCCGCGCGGCAGATATGCTCTACATGACCTATTCCACGCGTCGGGTATTCAGAGGAAAGGTCCGTGAACTCCCGTGTTCTCGCTTCATATCCGAAACTCGAAAGGACCTCTGTGAATTTGTTAAACCAGCATCCAAGGCACGGCCGCGGTCGCCTCATCAATGCGACTTGTTCGACTAG
- a CDS encoding tetratricopeptide repeat protein gives MMKTIASIFLLISLCTIASADSLEELFERAETAIRSGDTTEAMELLDKAEELDPKNPAISNNKGVIHAKNRDWDAALESFNRALEFDPAYAEAYTNRGMVYQEQGDFSQALLDYSRALVCDPQNITALYNRASLKSRQNQNKEALEDINQVLRIDPRQKKARVLLGKIHIVSGLPDKALKEFQTVLTGDPEQVEALAGSGDAHFLSSRFSEAVTYYSEALKRQPTPLLYMNRCSALLKLNDPDKALEDCTESVRLDPNNPEGFYNLGNCMQALNRHTEAVEAFSKAIEINEQTPRYFYNRGVSLSKLGESEKAGRDFDQVLHMNPKHAEALTNRGVIYWMSGDTQSATQDFTKAIEHDSKHVLAYVNLASVYLKDNQVDESIAVLERALKVAPKDREVLLSLGHAWMEKGKLDKALSFYKKAFERSSTPDQKAGTLLFTGQAFERSGNPSKALSNYTTALESAEDPALKTTLTKKIDALQKP, from the coding sequence ATGATGAAGACAATTGCATCCATCTTCTTATTAATTAGTCTGTGCACAATAGCTTCTGCGGATTCCCTGGAAGAATTGTTCGAGCGAGCCGAGACAGCGATCAGGTCGGGTGACACAACCGAGGCTATGGAACTGCTGGATAAAGCTGAAGAATTGGACCCCAAGAATCCGGCGATCAGTAACAACAAAGGAGTGATCCACGCTAAGAACAGGGACTGGGACGCTGCTCTGGAGAGTTTCAATCGTGCACTGGAATTCGATCCCGCGTATGCCGAAGCTTACACTAATCGGGGAATGGTGTATCAGGAACAGGGAGATTTTTCGCAAGCGCTCCTGGACTATTCCCGCGCTCTGGTGTGCGATCCTCAAAACATAACAGCGCTCTACAACCGTGCATCACTGAAATCTCGGCAAAATCAAAACAAAGAAGCACTCGAAGATATTAATCAGGTTCTTCGTATCGATCCACGCCAGAAGAAAGCGCGCGTTCTCCTGGGGAAGATTCATATCGTTTCGGGACTGCCTGACAAAGCTCTTAAGGAATTCCAGACGGTCCTGACCGGGGATCCGGAACAAGTTGAAGCGCTGGCCGGAAGCGGCGATGCACATTTCCTGAGCAGCAGATTCAGCGAGGCGGTCACATATTATTCGGAAGCATTGAAACGGCAGCCGACTCCATTACTGTACATGAATCGTTGCTCTGCACTTCTCAAATTGAACGATCCGGATAAAGCCCTGGAGGATTGCACCGAGAGCGTTCGGCTGGATCCGAACAATCCCGAAGGATTCTATAATCTTGGCAATTGCATGCAGGCTTTGAATCGTCACACGGAGGCTGTTGAAGCCTTTTCCAAAGCAATTGAAATCAACGAACAGACGCCGCGTTATTTTTATAACAGGGGCGTTTCTCTGTCCAAGCTCGGGGAATCTGAAAAAGCAGGGCGCGATTTCGATCAGGTCCTGCACATGAACCCGAAACATGCGGAGGCACTGACAAATCGTGGAGTCATCTACTGGATGAGTGGGGACACTCAATCTGCCACACAGGATTTCACGAAAGCGATAGAGCATGATTCCAAGCATGTGTTGGCTTACGTGAATCTGGCATCGGTGTACTTAAAGGACAATCAGGTGGACGAGTCAATTGCCGTCCTGGAACGAGCTTTGAAGGTCGCCCCGAAAGACAGGGAAGTGCTCCTCAGCCTGGGACACGCATGGATGGAAAAAGGAAAACTGGACAAAGCGCTTTCTTTCTACAAAAAGGCATTCGAACGATCGTCGACTCCGGATCAAAAGGCCGGAACTCTTCTGTTTACCGGACAGGCGTTCGAACGATCGGGAAATCCGTCGAAAGCATTGTCGAACTATACAACTGCGCTGGAATCAGCAGAAGATCCGGCACTCAAAACAACACTGACGAAAAAGATCGATGCGCTTCAGAAGCCTTGA
- a CDS encoding cereblon family protein: MLAYVKTDRNDKNRQSFHCAWCGIFITDSGQLFRINGADSHSFVNPSGVQCNFRTFHHCENVIVHHDLYFEHSWFSGFGWRFLMCARCLHHLGWKYDRGNEHMDIHGFFGVLQEAVESVSADDGT, translated from the coding sequence ATGCTTGCGTATGTAAAGACGGACCGCAACGATAAGAATCGACAGTCTTTTCACTGCGCATGGTGCGGGATTTTTATCACCGATTCCGGACAATTATTCAGGATTAACGGCGCAGATTCTCATTCCTTCGTCAATCCTTCCGGCGTGCAATGCAATTTCAGAACATTTCATCATTGCGAGAACGTCATCGTTCACCACGATCTTTATTTCGAGCATTCCTGGTTTTCCGGGTTCGGGTGGCGCTTCTTGATGTGCGCCCGTTGCCTTCATCATCTTGGATGGAAATATGACAGAGGCAACGAACACATGGATATACACGGCTTTTTCGGGGTGTTACAGGAGGCTGTGGAGTCCGTATCGGCAGATGATGGAACGTGA
- the gltA gene encoding NADPH-dependent glutamate synthase produces MSEQQKPKKPKIPRQKMPEQNPIERAHNFYEVALGYDNDLALLEASRCLHCKKPYCMAGCPVEVDIPDFVEMVKKGDFIGAAWKVKEKNSLPRIAGRVCPQESQCESKCVLGKKGEPCAIGRLERFVADYAAVHGEGKTPELPKPTGLRVGVVGSGPAGLTLAGALIKKGVAVTVFEALHELGGVLVYGIPEFRLPKAIVKSEVDELRKLGVEFKTNWVVGRIETVDDLLEKAKFDGVFIGTGAGAPLFLKIPGENLNGVYSANEFLTRANLMKAYLFPQSDTPTAKGRRVVVFGGGNVAMDSARSALRLGAEEVTIVYRRTMEELPARAEEVHHAVEEGIKFQLLTAPTEIIGNETGWAVGVHCQKMVLGEPDNSGRRRPMPTDEFFDIECDTVIVSIGNGANPLVPSTTKNLETNKWGNIVADLETGKTSKDRVWAGGDIVTGAATVILAMGAGRKAALSMLDTFGIK; encoded by the coding sequence ATGTCCGAACAACAAAAACCGAAGAAACCGAAGATTCCCAGGCAAAAGATGCCTGAACAGAATCCTATAGAGCGGGCGCACAATTTCTACGAAGTAGCTCTTGGGTATGATAACGATCTCGCACTCTTGGAAGCGAGCCGCTGCCTTCATTGCAAGAAACCCTATTGCATGGCCGGATGCCCAGTGGAAGTGGATATTCCCGATTTCGTGGAAATGGTCAAGAAAGGCGATTTTATCGGCGCTGCGTGGAAAGTGAAGGAGAAGAACAGCCTGCCGCGCATTGCCGGCCGCGTGTGTCCCCAGGAATCCCAGTGCGAATCTAAGTGTGTCCTTGGGAAAAAAGGCGAGCCCTGCGCAATCGGACGGTTGGAACGATTCGTTGCAGATTATGCAGCAGTTCATGGAGAAGGCAAGACTCCAGAATTGCCCAAACCCACTGGGCTACGCGTGGGAGTTGTGGGTTCAGGACCGGCAGGTCTGACTCTGGCTGGAGCACTCATCAAGAAGGGCGTGGCTGTGACGGTTTTCGAAGCGCTTCATGAACTTGGTGGGGTTCTGGTCTACGGCATCCCCGAGTTCCGTTTGCCGAAAGCTATCGTCAAGTCGGAAGTCGACGAGTTGCGCAAACTCGGAGTGGAATTCAAGACAAACTGGGTTGTGGGAAGAATCGAAACTGTCGACGACCTGCTGGAAAAAGCGAAGTTCGATGGCGTGTTCATCGGAACCGGAGCGGGTGCTCCCCTCTTCTTGAAGATTCCGGGAGAGAACCTGAACGGTGTCTATTCCGCGAACGAATTTCTCACTCGTGCAAATCTCATGAAGGCCTATCTCTTTCCGCAATCCGATACACCAACGGCAAAAGGCCGCAGGGTCGTCGTATTCGGAGGCGGAAACGTGGCTATGGACTCTGCCAGAAGTGCTTTACGCCTCGGAGCCGAAGAAGTCACCATCGTCTATCGCAGAACTATGGAAGAACTGCCCGCCAGAGCGGAAGAAGTGCATCATGCAGTGGAAGAAGGGATTAAATTCCAGTTGCTCACTGCCCCGACAGAAATCATCGGGAATGAAACCGGTTGGGCAGTAGGCGTGCACTGTCAGAAAATGGTGCTGGGCGAGCCCGACAATTCGGGAAGAAGACGCCCCATGCCCACGGATGAGTTCTTCGATATCGAATGCGATACAGTAATCGTCTCCATCGGCAATGGAGCGAACCCTCTGGTTCCCAGCACCACGAAGAATCTGGAAACCAACAAGTGGGGAAATATTGTTGCCGATCTGGAAACCGGTAAGACCTCGAAGGATCGCGTTTGGGCAGGCGGTGACATAGTTACTGGAGCCGCCACGGTCATTCTCGCTATGGGAGCCGGCAGAAAGGCTGCGTTATCCATGCTCGATACCTTCGGCATAAAATAG
- a CDS encoding sulfide/dihydroorotate dehydrogenase-like FAD/NAD-binding protein, producing the protein MFEILEKERIGPGVNRAVIFAPEIARAHKPGQFIILRTHADGERIPLTIADKDADKGTITLVWQEVGVTTYYMGTMCVGDKLQDLCGPLGKPTHIEKFGTVVGIGGGIGVAPLFPITKGMHDAGNHVITIVGARTEGLLIMTEDMRKVSDELLIATDDGSFGIHGFVTQVLQSLIDKGTKIDLCVAIGPVPMMRAVVKVTKAANLPTVVSLNPIMVDGTGMCGACRVEVGGKTMFGCVDGPEFDGHEVDFELLMKRLAMYKGPELIALNKFRETDRGCQCTFPGGA; encoded by the coding sequence ATGTTTGAAATCCTCGAAAAAGAGCGAATCGGCCCCGGAGTCAACAGGGCCGTGATCTTTGCTCCGGAAATTGCCCGAGCTCACAAGCCCGGCCAGTTCATCATTCTCAGAACACATGCAGACGGTGAAAGAATTCCCCTGACCATAGCGGACAAAGACGCTGATAAAGGCACAATTACGCTCGTCTGGCAGGAAGTGGGAGTCACAACCTATTACATGGGAACCATGTGTGTTGGCGACAAACTGCAGGATCTGTGCGGTCCTCTCGGCAAACCGACGCACATAGAGAAATTCGGAACCGTGGTTGGCATAGGCGGCGGTATCGGAGTCGCTCCGTTGTTTCCCATCACAAAAGGTATGCATGATGCCGGTAACCACGTGATAACCATCGTGGGAGCACGCACTGAAGGCCTCCTCATTATGACCGAAGACATGAGAAAAGTCAGTGACGAACTTCTCATAGCCACAGATGACGGCTCTTTCGGTATTCACGGTTTTGTCACTCAGGTTTTGCAAAGTCTCATCGACAAAGGTACGAAGATCGATCTTTGTGTTGCTATCGGTCCTGTGCCCATGATGAGAGCTGTGGTCAAAGTGACAAAAGCAGCTAATCTGCCCACGGTAGTCAGCCTCAACCCCATCATGGTGGATGGCACGGGTATGTGTGGAGCATGCCGTGTGGAAGTAGGCGGAAAGACCATGTTCGGGTGCGTGGATGGTCCTGAATTTGATGGTCATGAAGTTGATTTTGAACTTCTGATGAAACGGCTGGCCATGTACAAAGGACCGGAACTGATAGCCTTGAATAAATTCCGGGAAACAGACCGGGGCTGCCAGTGCACATTTCCGGGAGGTGCCTAA